A window from Rhea pennata isolate bPtePen1 chromosome 1, bPtePen1.pri, whole genome shotgun sequence encodes these proteins:
- the CIMAP1B gene encoding ciliary microtubule associated protein 1B, which produces MSAEAWVGTWRPHRPRGPIAALYTSPGPKYQLPTNVGYRLHDPSRRRAPAYSLGVRAGRPAAGCSPGPAHLVPAGCTARGRSAGPACSVLGRPRDPPPFRTPAPGRYRPEMAARWTLPSAPACSLGSRTRGFAGDQTPGPAAYGLPPMLGPRVVGKASAPNFSMLGRSAAGSFYADLSKTPGPCSYRVVEADVYKRRAPRFSMLARNAPPGDGTREPGPGAYSPRWPGRPRGVTFGVRHSDYLAPLLAEPPE; this is translated from the exons ATGTCGGCTGAGGCCTGGGTGGGGACCTGGAGGCCCCACCGGCCCCGGGGGCCCATCGCCGCCCTCTACACCAGCCCTGGGCCCAAGTACCAGCTCCCCACCAACGTAG GCTACCGGCTGCACGACCcgagccgccggcgggcgcccgcctACAGCCTGGGGGTacgcgcggggcggccggcggccggctgctcgccggggccggcgcACCTGGTGCCGGCGGGCTGCACGGCGcgcggccgcagcgccgggcccgCCTGCTCCGTCCTGGGCCGCCCGCGCGACCCGCCGCCCTTCCGCACCCCGGCGCCAG GCCGCTACCGCCCGGAGATGGCGGCGAGGTGGACGCTGCCCTCGGCCCCCGCCTGCTCCCTGGGCTCCCGCACCAGGGGCTTCGCCGGCGACCAGACGCCCG gccccgccgcctACGGGCTGCCCCCCATGCTGGGCCCCCGCGTGGTGGGCAAGGCCTCGGCGCCCAACTTCTCCATGCTgggccgcagcgccgccggcaGCTTCTACGCCGACCTCAGCAAG ACGCCGGGACCCTGCAGCTACCGGGTGGTGGAGGCGGACGTGTACaagcggcgggcgccgcggtTCAGCATGCTGGCGCGCAACGCGCCCCCGGGCGACGGCACGCgcgagcccggccccggcgcctaCAGCCCGCGgtggccggggcggccgcgcggcgtCACCTTCGGCGTCCGCCACTCCGACTACCTGGCGCCGCTGCTCGCCGAGCCGCCGGAGtag